In a genomic window of Diorhabda carinulata isolate Delta chromosome 8, icDioCari1.1, whole genome shotgun sequence:
- the LOC130897589 gene encoding uncharacterized protein LOC130897589 → MKPFLVATLILAVACVVRCGEATKEKKSEKRGILSSDIGSGYGGGHGGSISLNIGSHGIGGGSLGGHGGDLGGYGGSLGGDYSSGISGGYGGGYGGGYGGGYGGGYGGGFGGGLGGGLGGGLGGGLGGGLGGGLGGGLGGGSGGATVTTVSRTVPVPVPQPYPVTVNRPVPVPVPQRVEVPVPRPVQVSVPVAQPVEVPRPYPVVVNRPVPVAVPTPVRVPVPQPVRVSVPQPYPVTVPQPVPVRVPQTVVVPVAQPIVVGGGSGGIGGGVGGGIGGGFGSGFGGGLGGGYGGGYGGGYGGGYGGGYGGGYGGSFGGGYGGSLDGGLGGHGGSFSSGSLGGYSLGKSISFGSSGGHGGGATSYSSISHGHSKY, encoded by the exons ATGAAACCTTTTTTG GTTGCCACGCTAATTTTAGCAGTCGCCTGCGTTGTTAGATGCGGCGAGGCtactaaagaaaaaaaaagtgaaaaacgaGGTATTTTATCCAGTGATATTGGAAGTGGATATGGAGGAGGACATGGTGGAAGCATCAGCCTAAACATCGGTAGTCATGGCATTGGCGGAGGAAGTTTAGGAGGCCACGGag GTGATCTTGGAGGATATGGAGGTTCCCTTGGCGGAGACTACAGCAGTGGAATAAGCGGTGGATATGGTGGAGGATACGGTGGTGGATATGGAGGAGGATATGGAGGAGGATATGGAGGTGGATTTGGAGGTGGTCTTGGAGGTGGACTTGGAGGTGGACTTGGAGGTGGACTTGGAGGCGGACTTGGAGGCGGACTTGGAGGCGGACTTGGAGGTGGAAGTGGAGGAGCCACAGTTACAACAGTCAGTCGCACTGTTCCAGTTCCTGTCCCCCAGCCTTACCCTGTTACTGTAAACAGACCTGTACCCGTACCAGTACCTCAGCGTGTAGAGGTTCCCGTTCCCAGACCAGTCCAA gtATCTGTACCAGTTGCTCAACCAGTAGAAGTACCAAGACCATACCCAGTCGTAGTCAACCGTCCAGTTCCAGTAGCAGTACCAACTCCAGTTCGAGTACCAGTTCCACAACCTGTCCGTGTTTCAGTACCCCAGCCATACCCAGTTACGGTTCCACAACCCGTACCAGTTAGAGTACCACAAACCGTTGTAGTTCCAGTTGCTCAGCCAATCGTTGTTGGAGGAGGTAGTGGAGGAATTGGAGGAGGCGTAGGAGGTGGAATCGGCGGCGGATTCGGCAGTGGATTTGGCGGTGGACTCGGTGGTGGATATGGTGGTGGATACGGCGGTGGATACGGCGGTGGATACGGCGGTGGATACGGTGGTGGATACGGTGGTAGTTTTGGAGGAGGATATGGTGGTAGTCTAGACGGTGGACTAGGTGGACATGGAGGTAGTTTCAGCAGCGGTTCTCTGGGAGGTTATTCTCTTGGAAAATCAATTTCCTTCGGTTCATCAGGAGGTCATGGGGGTGGTGCCACCAGCTATTCTAGTATTTCACATGGACATTCCAAATACTAA